Proteins from a single region of Thunnus albacares chromosome 16, fThuAlb1.1, whole genome shotgun sequence:
- the LOC123000035 gene encoding bifunctional protein GlmU-like, with amino-acid sequence MFNLSVSGQSLVPQSLCRVTAEMSSAGGGSPLQVHVVRFGPGQELLGSLQAFVEERRLRAPFIITCVGSVTKATLRLANATATNTNEVIHLSGRYEIVSLVGTLNRDAHVHICLSDVEGKTVGGHVMGDLEVFTTAEVVVGEAVDLQFTRELDERTGFPELVIQPRMDESA; translated from the exons ATGTTTAACTTGAGTGTTTCTGGTCAGAGTTTAGTCCCTCAGAGTCTCTGCAGAGTCACAGCAGAAATG agtTCAGCAGGAGGAGGATCACCCCTGCAGGTCCATGTGGTCCGGTTTGGGCCTGGTCAGGAACTGCTGGGATCTCTTCAGGCGTTCGTGGAGGAGAGGCGACTCCGAGCGCCGTTCATCATCACCTGCGTGGGCAGCGTCACCAAGGCAACACTCCGGCTGGCAAACGCCACGGCGACGAACACAAATGAG GTGATCCACCTCAGCGGGCGGTATGAGATCGTCTCCCTGGTCGGCACGCTGAACCGGGATGCCCACGTCCACATCTGCCTGTCTGACGTCGAAGGCAAGACAGTCGGTGGTCATGTGATGGGGGATCTGGAGGTGTTCACCACAGCTGAGGTGGTTGTCGGCGAGGCGGTCGACCTGCAGTTCACCCGGGAGCTGGATGAGCGGACGGGTTTCCCTGAGCTGGTGATTCAACCACGCATGGACGAATCAGCCTGA